The nucleotide sequence GGCCGATCTCGGGGTGGACGGCGTCCTGATCTCGCCCGGTCCCGGAACCCCGGAGGACGCCGGGGTGAGCATGGAGATGGTCACGGCCGCGGCCGATGCGGGACTGCCGCTGTTCGGGGTGTGCCTGGGCCACCAAGCGATCGGGGCCGTCTTCGGTGGCGTCGTCGAGCGCGCACCGGAGTTGCTGCACGGCAAGACCTCACTCGTCGAACACGCCGGGGCCGGTGTCCTGGCGGGTCTTCCGCAGCCCTTCACAGCTACCCGCTACCACTCCCTGGCGGTGCGGGAAGACAGCTTGCCGGACGAGATCGAGGTGACCGGACGTACCGCCACCGGGGTCGTCATGGCCCTGCGGCACCGGGTTCTGCCCATCGAAGGCGTGCAGTTCCACCCCGAGTCCGTGCTGACCGAGGGTGGGCACCGGATGCTGGCCAACTGGCTGGAGCGGTGTGGTGGGATCGCCGACTGGGACCGGGTGGCCGAGCTCGGGGCGCAACTGGACACCCTGCGGGAGCAGGCCTTCGTCACCTCTGCCTGAGCTCGCCAGTAGGTTCGTGAGACATGAAGGCAATAGTCGCCACCGAACCCGGCGGTCCAGAGGTCCTGTCCATGGCCGAGGTCGACCCACCGACGCCCGGTGTCGGCGAGGTGCTGCTGGACGTAGCCGCCACGGCGGTCAACCGAGCCGACCTGATGCAGCGGGCCGGCAACTACCCGCCGCCGCCGGGAGCCTCGACGATCATCGGCCTGGAGTGCAGCGGAACCGTCGCCGCGCTCGGCCCGGGAGTGACGGGCTGGGAGATCGGTGACGAGGTGTGCGCGCTGCTCAGCGGCGGCGGGTACGCCGAGCAGGTGGTCGTACCGGTCGGCCAGCTCATGCAACGCCCGGACGGACTCGACGCGGTGCACGCGGCCGCGCTGCCCGAAGTGGCCTGCACCGTCTGGTCGATGGTCTTCGACCAGGCCGGTCTCGCGCCCGGGGAACGGTTCCTGGTGCACGGCGGCTCGTCCGGCATCGGCACCATGGCCATCCAGCTCGCCAAGGCGATGGGCGCCCAGGTCTTCACCACCGCGGGGACGGAGGCCAAGCGGCAGGCCTGCCGCGAGCTTGGTGCGGATGTCGCGATCGACTATCGCAACGTCGACTTCGCCACCGTCATCGCGGACGAGACGCACGGCGCGGGGGTGGACGTCATCCTCGACACCATCGGGGCGAAGTACCTACCGGGCAACGTCGGGTCCCTGGCCTTCGGTGGCCGGATCGCGGTCATCGGAATGCAGGGCGGCGTGGTGGGCGAGCTGAATCTCGGGGCCTTGATGGCGCGCCGGGGTTCGATCTACGCCGCCGGCCTGCGAGCCCGGCCCCTGGAGCAGAAGGCGACGATCGTCGCCGGTGCCCAGGCGCACGTGTGGCCCCTGATCGCTCAGGGCCTGGTTCGTCCGATCGTTCACGAGGTGCTGCCGCTGGCGGAGGCGGCTCGCGCTCACCGCATCGTGGAGGCGAGCGAACATGTCGGAAAGGTCGTACTTTCCGTTCGGTGATCGTGAAGGGCTTTTCGGAATCTGCGGGCTATTGCGGACACCCTCGTCCTGACCTATGTACCAGATAAGAACTCCCTTCTAGAGTCCCTCCCGTCCTGGGGCGCCAAACAGCTGGCGCGGTTTGGTAGACAGATGGGGGACAGAATGAACAAGTATTTGACGTTGCTGGCGTCCACCGCCTCGGCCGCTCTGGTGGCTGGACTGGTCGCCGCACCCGCGTCGGGTCAGACCCGAATCGCCCATCCGAAGGCCGCGCCGCCCCCGATCAAGCTGGTGGCCGGCGGCCTGAGTGGGCCGCTGTCGATCAGCTTCAGCCCGACCGGGCGGCTCTATGCCTCTGAGGCGGCCGTCGGCGACGTCACGCGGATCAACCTCAACGGCAGCAAGAAGACTGTTGCCTCGGGCATCCAGGGCTTGGCCGGCATTTCCGCCGGGCTCCGCTACGTCTACGCCGTCCAGGGCTTCGTCCCCGAGACCGGCGGCACGCAACCGGGCAAGGCCCCGCTGCTCAAGATCGACAAGCGCGGACACGTCACCGAGGTGGCTGACCTGTTCCAGTACGAACTGGCGCACAACCCGGACGGGCAGGCCCAGGGCGATCCGTCCGACCCGAACGCGGACTCGATCTCCAACCCGTTCGCCGTCCTCGCCCAACCCCACCGGGTCCTGGTCGCCGACGGCGGAGCCAACGATGTGCTGTCCGTCGACGGCAAGGGTCAGGTGAGCACGTTCTTCGCGCCCCGCAACATCAACGAGGGCGTCTGCGCGGGTGCGCCGAACAATGATCCGCAACACCCGGGGTGCGACCCCGTACCGACCGGTCTCGCGGTTGGGCCGCACGGTGACATCTACGTCTCCGGCCTGGGTGCGGAGGCGCCTGGTGCAGCCCGGGTCTGGCGTCTGGACGGCCGGACCGGCCAGGTGAAGCAGGTCTGGAAGGACCTCACCGACGCGACCGGTGTCGCGGTGGGTCCGGACGGAACGATCTACGTCAGTGAACTGTTCTACGGCGTGGACGTCTCCGACCCGAACGCCGATCCGACCAAAGCCGGGCGCATCGTGCGCATCGCTCGTGACGGGCACCGGACGTACGCGCCGGTGCGGCTGCCGGGAGGCCTCGCGATGCACCACGGCAAGCTCTACGCGACGCAGTTCTCGGTGCTCGACCTCTTCCTCGGCAGCACCGGCTCCGGTCAGATCGTGACGGTGTCGCCCAAGGCGTTCGTGGCGGGCGCGACCGGCTGAGCGCCCCGCCGTGACTGGTTTTGGCGTGGATGCCGTAGTCGAGGCGTCCACGCCAAAACCGTGTCGCGGGGTGCCCGTGCGGCCGGCCGGGGCGTTGGGCAGACTGGGAGGATGAGCATTCCGAGCAGCGAGGCCGAAGCACAGCCGGACGACGAACCGCGCGTGGTCGTGGTGGGGCGTGGACCGTCCCCGGGGATGTCCGCCGGCGAGCGCGAGGAGGACGATCTGACCGCTCAGGTCGAGCAGCCGGCGAAGGTCATGCGGATCGGCACCATGATCAAGCAGTTGCTGGAGGAGGTACGCGCCGCACCGCTGGACGAGGCCGGCCGTCGCCGGTTGGCCGACATCCATCAGTCCTCCATACGAGAACTCGAGGACGGCCTGTCCGACGATCTTCGTGAGGAACTCGACCGGCTCACTTTGCCCTTCGCCGACAACGAGGTTCCCAGCGAGGCGGAGCTGCGCATCGCCCAGGCGCAGCTCGTGGGATGGCTGGAAGGGCTGTTTCACGGCATCCAGACCGCCCTGTTCGCGCAGCAGATGGCCGCCCGGGCTCAACTGGAACAGATGCGGGGCCGGGCGCTACCCGGCCAGGTCGGGCCGGGCGGCGGCCTCGGATCAGGCAGCCTGATCGGCCAGCCCGGGCTGGGCGATCCCGGCGTCGAGCACGAACACGGGACCGGCCAGTACCTGTGACCGCTCCGGCCATGGGGTGTCGCCGGGGTGAGGCGATGCCGGACGCGCCGATGCCGGACGCGCAGATGCCGGACGCGCCGATCGATGCCGGTCGGCCCGATCAGGAACCGCGCGCGTGATCAGGACCGTCGGTTGCTCGATCGTCGTCGAGGTCCAGACCAGCGCCCGGCTCGTGCTGCAGGTCGGTTCGGCTGATCTGCCGACAAAGGACGGCGTGCTCGAACGGACCGAGGAACTGGCGTTCAGTCTCGACGGCCGCCCAGTGGAAGCGGTGTCCTTACCTGCGCCGCACGGCGGCCGCTGGCACGTCCTGGACGTCGATCCTGGGCGCTTCGAGTGCCAGTACCAGGCTCGGTTGAGCGGTCGTCTCCCCGCACCGAGCCTGCGACCCGGAGAGGACATCAGTTATCTGCACGCGAGTCGCTACGCCGAGTCCGACCGGCTGTTCGCGTTCGCGCGCGCCGAGTTCGCAGGCCTGGGCCGGGGCCACGAATTGCTCGCTGCCGTAAGGGAGTTCGTCAACGGCCGCCTGTACTACCTCTCGGGCTGGAGCCGTCCGACCGACGGTGCGGTCGACACCCTGCTCGCCGGTCAGGGCGTCTGCCGGGACTACGCGCATCTTGTGCTGGCGCTGCTGCGGGCATTGGACGTACCGGCACGGATGGTCGCGGTGTATGCGCCCGGCCTGTCTCCGATGGACTTCCATGCCGTGGCGGAGGCCGCGGTGGATGGCCAGTGGTGGGCCGTGGACGCCACCGGACTCGCGCCGCGTTCCAGCCTCGTCCGGATCGCCACCGGGCTCGACGCGACCGACACCGCGTTCCTGTCGAGCTATCGCGGTGACATCCGCATGCTCGAGCAGTACGTCACGGCCTACTCCGACGGGGACCTGCCCGTCGACGATCACCGGGGCGCCCAAGCGCTCGGGTGATCAGGACAGGATCGACCAGATGAGGTGGGCGACCGCGTCCTGCTCGTTGGTGCGTTGGAGCACCGTGCCTGCCGCGCGCCGGGCCGACGGATGGGCGTTCGCGACGGCGTAGGACGCACCGGCCCATTCGAGCATGGGCACGTCGTTGGGCATGTCACCCACGGCCGCCACCTCGTGGCGATCGATACCGCGCGAGGCGGCCAGAGCTGCCAGGCCGGAGGCCTTGGTGATACCGGCGGCCGAGATCTCCACCAGCGCGCTGTGTCCGGACCGCGTGACCGTGACCGTCTCGCCGACGAGTTCCTCGACCAGGCCCATGAATTCGTCGGGATCCATCTCGCGTCCCTTGCCCAGGAGTTTCACCGCCGGCTTGTCGAGCAGGGCTTCGAGTTCGGCCTCGGTGGCCTCCGGCAACTGGCGGCCCTGGCGGTCGGTCGACGGCAGGATGTCCCAGTCGTGGGTGTATTCCGCTTCGTAGGCGAAATCGTGGCCGTACTCCATCGCGAAGCGGATTTCCGGAATCTTCTCGCGCAGGACCGCGGTCACCTCGGCCAGGATGTCGGCTGTCAAGGGGTGCGAATCAATGATGGTCTCGGTGTGCAGGTCGTAGCTGAGCGCCCCGTTGGCGCCGACCGCGATCCCGGTGTGACCGGTTTCCAGCGCGACCTCGTGCAGCCAGCGCGGAGGCCGGCCGGTCACGAACGCCACCACGAATCCGCGACGTTCCGCCTCGGCCAGGGCCCGCCTGGTGGCGTCGCTGACCGTGCTGTCCGAGCGCAGCAGAGTGCCGTCCAAGTCGGTGGCCAGCATGCGTATCACCATCCCAGGCTATCCGTCGGCCGGCGCAGCGACCGCCGGGACCGCCTGAGTCCGACCGAGCCCGCCCGGTTCGGGTCCGTGACGTAGCGGGCAGCTATCACAAAGCAACCGAGATCCACGTTCCATCGCTGCTCCACCAGGACCGGCCGCTCCGGCCGACCCCTAGCCGACGGCATACCCTTTCGGCGTGACCTCCGTGGACCGGCTGCCCATCAAGATGCTGCACGACCGCGTGCTGGTGAAGACCTCCGCCGAGGAGGGCGAGCGTCGTTCGTCCGGCGGCATTCTGATCCCGGCCACCGCCCAGGTGTCGAAGCGATTGGTCTGGGCCGAGGTTCTGGCGATCGGAAACCACGTTCGTGCGGTGGAACTAGGCGACAAGGTGCTGTTCTCGCCCGATGACCGGCACGAGGTCGAGATCTCCGGCGAGTCCTATCTGCTGTTGCGCGAGCGCGACATCCACGCGGTGGCCGCGAAGCGCGTGGACACCAACACCGGTCTGTACCTCTGAAGGTCCAGCTGTCCGACGCGGAGTGCCCGGACTCAACGGCGCTCCGCGGTGCACTTACACCAGGGGGTACCGCTCTTCGACTCCCGCATCGTTGCCGAACCGGTAGTAGCGCACGACGAGCTGGTCGCCCGCGTGTTCGTCGGCTGTCGATGCTGTGGTCCAGAAGCTCGTCACGTTTGTCCGCAGCACCTCGCAGTGGACCTGCGTGGTCGACCTCGGGGTACAGCGGAGGCCGTTGGCGCTGACATCGACGAGCTGCCAGTTCCCCGGCGCCCAGACGTTGAACGACAGGATGTGAGACAGGCTAGGCATCGTCGACTGGATCCGCCTGGGTTTCGGCGTCGGCGTCGGTGTGGGCGTCGGTGTCGGTGTGGGCGTCGGTGTCGGCGTGGCTGTGGAAGTGGGCGTCGTGGTGATCAGGGGCGGCGCAACCGGCTGAGTGGGCATCGGTGTCGGTGCTGGTCCCGTGCCGTGAGTCTCGGTGGGGCCGACACTGGGGCTACCCGGCTGCGGGGTGGCGGCCGACGGCGCTGAGGACGGACGGTACGAGGGCGAGCGCGTCGCGCTTGGCGGGTTCTGAGAGTGGGTCGTGGCCGGGCCGCTCTGAACCGGGCGCGGCGGCGTGCTGGTTGTCGATCCTGGGCGGACAGGGGTGATCACCGGACTCATCGAACGGCTCTGGCCCCCCACCCGGATGGATTCCGGCGACTCCGCCGCGGTCGGCTTGGCGTGACTCACCACCGACTGATGGGACGGCCGCTGGTGACTGAGCGATACTGTCGTGACCACGGCGCCGGTGCTCAGCACGGCGGTCGCGGCGACGAGTAGCGGCTTGGCCGCGAGACCGAACATCTTCATCCCGGCTGTCCCCGCAGCCTGCACCCCCGCCCCCGAGAAGCCCGTGCTGACGGCCGACGCGCCGGCGCCGGTGGCCGTCCCGGAACCGGCTGTCCCGGAACCGGCTGTCCCGGAACCGGCTGTCCCGGAACCGGCTGTCCCGGAACCGGCTGTCCCGGAACCGGCCGTCCCGGAACCGGCCGCCGCGGCCGCACCGTTACTGGCCGACAGCAGGCCGAGGCCGTTGGCGGCGAGGTACTTGTTCGCGAAGTAGACACCGCCGAGCAGGATGGGTAACACGATGGCCCGCATCGACCGGTTGAGCTCCCCGATCTCCAATGCCGCCGCCGTGCACCGCTCACACTCCGACAGGTGCGACTCGACCGCCGCCGCCTCGCGCGCGGACAGCGATCGCCGCTGATGGGCGGGTAGGCGGCGCAGAGTCTTGTGGCA is from Jatrophihabitans telluris and encodes:
- a CDS encoding aminodeoxychorismate/anthranilate synthase component II encodes the protein MVAVTRILVVDNYDSFVYNLVQYLFQLGAEVEVRRNDAVKPSELADLGVDGVLISPGPGTPEDAGVSMEMVTAAADAGLPLFGVCLGHQAIGAVFGGVVERAPELLHGKTSLVEHAGAGVLAGLPQPFTATRYHSLAVREDSLPDEIEVTGRTATGVVMALRHRVLPIEGVQFHPESVLTEGGHRMLANWLERCGGIADWDRVAELGAQLDTLREQAFVTSA
- a CDS encoding NAD(P)H-quinone oxidoreductase, with the protein product MKAIVATEPGGPEVLSMAEVDPPTPGVGEVLLDVAATAVNRADLMQRAGNYPPPPGASTIIGLECSGTVAALGPGVTGWEIGDEVCALLSGGGYAEQVVVPVGQLMQRPDGLDAVHAAALPEVACTVWSMVFDQAGLAPGERFLVHGGSSGIGTMAIQLAKAMGAQVFTTAGTEAKRQACRELGADVAIDYRNVDFATVIADETHGAGVDVILDTIGAKYLPGNVGSLAFGGRIAVIGMQGGVVGELNLGALMARRGSIYAAGLRARPLEQKATIVAGAQAHVWPLIAQGLVRPIVHEVLPLAEAARAHRIVEASEHVGKVVLSVR
- a CDS encoding ScyD/ScyE family protein, which encodes MNKYLTLLASTASAALVAGLVAAPASGQTRIAHPKAAPPPIKLVAGGLSGPLSISFSPTGRLYASEAAVGDVTRINLNGSKKTVASGIQGLAGISAGLRYVYAVQGFVPETGGTQPGKAPLLKIDKRGHVTEVADLFQYELAHNPDGQAQGDPSDPNADSISNPFAVLAQPHRVLVADGGANDVLSVDGKGQVSTFFAPRNINEGVCAGAPNNDPQHPGCDPVPTGLAVGPHGDIYVSGLGAEAPGAARVWRLDGRTGQVKQVWKDLTDATGVAVGPDGTIYVSELFYGVDVSDPNADPTKAGRIVRIARDGHRTYAPVRLPGGLAMHHGKLYATQFSVLDLFLGSTGSGQIVTVSPKAFVAGATG
- a CDS encoding bacterial proteasome activator family protein — protein: MSIPSSEAEAQPDDEPRVVVVGRGPSPGMSAGEREEDDLTAQVEQPAKVMRIGTMIKQLLEEVRAAPLDEAGRRRLADIHQSSIRELEDGLSDDLREELDRLTLPFADNEVPSEAELRIAQAQLVGWLEGLFHGIQTALFAQQMAARAQLEQMRGRALPGQVGPGGGLGSGSLIGQPGLGDPGVEHEHGTGQYL
- a CDS encoding transglutaminase-like domain-containing protein, which encodes MIRTVGCSIVVEVQTSARLVLQVGSADLPTKDGVLERTEELAFSLDGRPVEAVSLPAPHGGRWHVLDVDPGRFECQYQARLSGRLPAPSLRPGEDISYLHASRYAESDRLFAFARAEFAGLGRGHELLAAVREFVNGRLYYLSGWSRPTDGAVDTLLAGQGVCRDYAHLVLALLRALDVPARMVAVYAPGLSPMDFHAVAEAAVDGQWWAVDATGLAPRSSLVRIATGLDATDTAFLSSYRGDIRMLEQYVTAYSDGDLPVDDHRGAQALG
- a CDS encoding Cof-type HAD-IIB family hydrolase; translated protein: MLATDLDGTLLRSDSTVSDATRRALAEAERRGFVVAFVTGRPPRWLHEVALETGHTGIAVGANGALSYDLHTETIIDSHPLTADILAEVTAVLREKIPEIRFAMEYGHDFAYEAEYTHDWDILPSTDRQGRQLPEATEAELEALLDKPAVKLLGKGREMDPDEFMGLVEELVGETVTVTRSGHSALVEISAAGITKASGLAALAASRGIDRHEVAAVGDMPNDVPMLEWAGASYAVANAHPSARRAAGTVLQRTNEQDAVAHLIWSILS
- a CDS encoding GroES family chaperonin, yielding MLHDRVLVKTSAEEGERRSSGGILIPATAQVSKRLVWAEVLAIGNHVRAVELGDKVLFSPDDRHEVEISGESYLLLRERDIHAVAAKRVDTNTGLYL
- a CDS encoding sigma-70 family RNA polymerase sigma factor, with product MQNEPAVDSLPADEVAASDAELIAAVRGGDSSAYAQLWSRHHAAVLRYARQFVSDSGAEDLVSEAFTRLLRLLQAGGGPDVNVRPYLCTAVKRIRIDVATRYEKRVGLTGEDSDLDVRAAGAADDGALEALEARTVWKAYSALPERWQTVLWHTLIEERPPSEVAPILGASPNAVAALSMRAREGLRQAFLQASVLEADSEDCHKTLRRLPAHQRRSLSAREAAAVESHLSECERCTAAALEIGELNRSMRAIVLPILLGGVYFANKYLAANGLGLLSASNGAAAAAGSGTAGSGTAGSGTAGSGTAGSGTAGSGTAGSGTATGAGASAVSTGFSGAGVQAAGTAGMKMFGLAAKPLLVAATAVLSTGAVVTTVSLSHQRPSHQSVVSHAKPTAAESPESIRVGGQSRSMSPVITPVRPGSTTSTPPRPVQSGPATTHSQNPPSATRSPSYRPSSAPSAATPQPGSPSVGPTETHGTGPAPTPMPTQPVAPPLITTTPTSTATPTPTPTPTPTPTPTPTPKPRRIQSTMPSLSHILSFNVWAPGNWQLVDVSANGLRCTPRSTTQVHCEVLRTNVTSFWTTASTADEHAGDQLVVRYYRFGNDAGVEERYPLV